One region of Chanodichthys erythropterus isolate Z2021 chromosome 17, ASM2448905v1, whole genome shotgun sequence genomic DNA includes:
- the nudt8 gene encoding nucleoside diphosphate-linked moiety X motif 8, which produces MLRTPHVKACVDQLRFHRLELTLRDAHVVCRSSSVLRDQHCSASSGVPGVSNTSEHVCSRAARRICSSSHLLLAHMSLSSISWAHTPKTFSLFLRSSLNGSPSQCLLPRSPPENSQSCPESRIKRQTCTDSAGVSRRAAGRSAALTGQTHTRGATDECLSAGNEARCRRSLQANAALYERSGKSWAAVLVCLCAVSGRPALLFTLRSAQLKGRHKGDVSFAGGKKDPCDRSVVDTALREAAEELGIHVTEDQVWGVMKPLRDMSGMMIAPVIANLGPLETLCFRPNPSEVEEVFTLTLEHLCQAQNRGYTHFRTGDRFGYTLPVFHSPRYRVWGLTAVALDQALALIVPPEEVPQHRSVSTEAAC; this is translated from the exons ATGTTGAGGACTCCTCACGTGAAGGCTTGTGTGGATCAGCTGAGGTTTCACAGACTGGAGCTGACGCTCAGAGACGCTCACGTGGTCTGCCGCTCTTCCAGTGTCCTGCGAGATCagcattgctccgcctccagtGGGGTTCCTGGCGTTTCGAACACTTCCGAACACGTGTGTTCACGGGCCGCGAGACGGATATGCAGTAGCTCTCATCTTCTGTTAGCACACATGAGTCTCAGCAGTATTAGCTGGGCACACACACCGAAGACTTTCTCCCTGTTTTTACGCTCGTCTTTGAACGGATCTCCATCGCAGTGCCTTCTGCCCAGAAGCCCACCGGAGAACAGCCAGAGCTGTCCCGAGAGCAGGATTAAAAGACAAACGTGCACAGATAGCGCAGGCGTCTCCCGGCGGGCCGCGGGCCGATCCGCGGCGCTGACGGGTCAGACTCACACACGCGGCGCTACAGACGAGTGTTTGTCCGCAGGGAACGAGGCTCGCTGCCGGCGCTCGCTGCAGGCCAACGCTGCTCTGTACGAGCGGAGCGGGAAGAGCTGGGCGGCGGTGCTGGTGTGTCTGTGCGCCGTGAGCGGACGCCCCGCTCTCCTCTTCACGCTCAGGTCTGCCCAGCTGAAGGGGCGGCACAAAGGGGACGTCAG TTTTGCAGGGGGAAAGAAAGACCCGTGTGACAGATCTGTGGTGGACACGGCTCTCAGAGAAGCTGCAGAGGAGCTGGGGATCCACGTCACTGAAGATCAGGTGTGGGGCGTGATGAAGCCGCTGCGGGACATG TCTGGGATGATGATCGCGCCTGTAATAGCCAATCTCGGACCGCTGGAGACTCTGTGTTTTCGACCGAATCCCAGCGAG GTGGAAGAGGTTTTCACCCTGACTCTGGAGCATTTGTGTCAAGCCCAGAACAGAGGCTACACACACTTCCGCACCGGAGATCGTTTCGGGTACACGCTCCCCGTGTTTCACAGCCCCAGGTATCGGGTGTGGGGTCTGACGGCAGTGGCCTTAGATCAGGCTCTGGCGCTCATTGTGCCGCCAGAGGAAGTGCCGCAGCACAGATCCGTCAGCACAGAGGCTGCCTGCTGA